One segment of Manihot esculenta cultivar AM560-2 chromosome 4, M.esculenta_v8, whole genome shotgun sequence DNA contains the following:
- the LOC110614137 gene encoding sugar transport protein 10: protein MAGGGFAVQGTARNYEGGVTTFVIITCFVAAFGGLIFGYDIGISGGVTSMDPFLMKFFPSVYRKETEEHHEDMYCKFESHLLQLFTSSLYFAALIASFFASTVTRVFGRKISMLFGGLVFLVGSILSGVAINVAMLIIGRLLLGVGVGFANQAVPVYLSEMAPANIRGALNIGFQMAITVGILAANLINYGTAKIEGGWGWRLSLALAAVPAIMISVGSLFLPDTPNSILERGHPEKAREMLKKIRGTNNVDEEFQDLIDATEAAKSVEHPWLNIMKPQYRPQLVICCLIPFFQQVTGINVIMFYAPVLFKTLGFGDDASLMSAVITGVVNMLATIVSIYSADKFGRRLLFLEGGIQMIISQILVGYMIGKSFGTDGVGKLSGGSANFVLFLLCVYVAAFAWSWGPLGWLVPSEICSLEIRSAGQAINVSVNMLFTFVIGQFFLTMLCHMKFGLFLFFACWVVVMTIFVYFFLPETRNVPIEEMNRVWKAHWFWSKYIPDDAVIGGPSSKQQIA from the exons ATGGCAGGAGGTGGTTTTGCTGTTCAAGGTACGGCGAGGAACTATGAAGGTGGTGTCACAACCTTCGTTATCATCACCTGCTTCGTTGCAGCTTTTGGTGGTCTCATTTTCGGATATGATATTGGTATCTCAG GTGGGGTGACTTCCATGGATCCctttttaatgaagttcttcCCGAGTGTGTACCGAAAAGAGACAGAGGAACACCATGAGGATATGTACTGCAAATTTGAGAGTCATCTGCTCCAGTTGTTCACATCTTCGTTGTACTTTGCAGCGTTGATAGCTTCCTTCTTTGCTTCTACAGTGACTAGGGTATTTGGTCGTAAGATCTCCATGTTGTTTGGAGGCTTAGTTTTCCTCGTTGGTTCCATCCTTAGTGGTGTTGCCATAAACGTCGCTATGCTTATTATCGGTCGTTTGTTGCTTGGCGTGGGTGTTGGATTTGCTAATCAG GCTGTTCCAGTTTATTTGTCTGAAATGGCACCAGCTAACATTAGAGGTGCACTTAACATTGGTTTCCAAATGGCAATCACCGTCGGTATATTGGCTGCAAATCTCATCAACTACGGAACAGCAAAGATTGAAGGTGGTTGGGGATGGAGACTTTCCTTAGCTCTTGCAGCAGTACCTGCGATAATGATAagtgttggatctctctttcTACCAGATACACCGAATTCCATCCTCGAGAGAGGCCATCCTGAGAAGGCCAGAGAAATGTTGAAAAAGATTCGTGGTACAAACAATGTTGATGAGGAGTTCCAAGACCTGATTGATGCAACTGAAGCTGCAAAGAGTGTAGAACACCCATGGTTGAACATTATGAAGCCACAATACAGGCCTCAACTTGTCATTTGCTGCTTGATTCCATTCTTCCAGCAGGTCACTGGAATTAATGTCATCATGTTTTATGCGCCTGTTCTATTCAAGACTTTGGGGTTTGGCGATGATGCTTCGCTTATGTCAGCTGTTATAACTGGCGTAGTTAATATGTTGGCCACAATTGTTTCCATATACTCCGCTGATAAGTTTGGAAGACGGCTTTTGTTCCTTGAAGGTGGCATCCAAATGATCATTTCCCAG ATTCTGGTTGGATACATGATTGGCAAAAGCTTCGGGACTGATGGTGTAGGGAAATTGTCAGGTGGATCAGCAAACTTTGTGCTGTTCTTGCTTTGCGTATATGTAGCAGCTTTTGCGTGGTCTTGGGGTCCCTTGGGGTGGCTGGTGCCTAGTGAGATATGCTCTCTGGAAATCCGATCAGCCGGCCAAGCTATCAACGTCTCTGTTAACATGCTCTTTACCTTTGTGATTGGCCAATTCTTTTTAACAATGCTTTGCCACATGAAATTTGGGCTTTTTTTATTCTTCGCTTGCTGGGTTGTGGTCATGACGATCTTCGTATACTTCTTCTTGCCTGAGACGAGAAACGTACCCATTGAAGAGATGAATAGGGTCTGGAAAGCACATTGGTTTTGGAGCAAGTACATACCAGATGATGCGGTTATTGGTGGCCCGTCTTCTAAGCAACAGATTGCATGA